In one Lolium rigidum isolate FL_2022 chromosome 3, APGP_CSIRO_Lrig_0.1, whole genome shotgun sequence genomic region, the following are encoded:
- the LOC124701158 gene encoding uncharacterized protein LOC124701158, which yields MTSRAQAQQPLPTPPVQNHRRHRAASYSSSSSSSSSFSTVSSAASSPSPSPRTTSVPFSWEHHPGIPKNHTFLRSAANPAASQPTPLPLPPPLRARPSRRRANRTATGSPGIVDPFAAALAECTRERANAIDIDALFPPTPESVVRSVPRRWSIAAGGVVGFLDLYGCKSAMGVAEGAFVVRRPVVVAGRAGQGRTGRPGRR from the coding sequence ATGACGTCCCGGGCGCAAGCGCAACAACCACTGCCGACGCCGCCGGTTCAGAATCACCGGCGCCACCGCGCGGCCTCCtactcgtcgtcgtcttcctcctcctcgtccttctCCACGGTCTCCTCTGCTGCATCCTCGCCGTCGCCCTCCCCGCGCACCACCTCCGTCCCCTTCTCCTGGGAGCACCACCCGGGCATCCCCAAGAACCACACCTTCCTCCGCAGCGCCGCCAACCCTGCCGCCTCTCAGCCCacgccgctcccgctcccgccgcCACTCCGTGCACGGCCCTCTCGCCGCCGGGCTAACCGGACGGCCACAGGCTCTCCTGGCATCGTCGACCCCTTCGCCGCCGCGCTGGCGGAGTGCACCAGGGAGCGCGCCAACGCCATCGACATCGACGCGCTGTTCCCTCCTACGCCAGAGTCGGTCGTCCGCAGCGTTCCCCGGCGGTGGTCCATCGCCGCCGGCGGGGTGGTCGGGTTCCTGGACCTGTACGGGTGCAAGAGCGCCATGGGCGTCGCCGAGGGCGCCTTCGTCGTGCGCCGGCCAGTGGTGGTGGCCGGACGAGCGGGACAGGGCCGTACGGGCCGGCCCGGGAGAAGATAA